CACTCAATTGAAACTCTCTGGCCTGCTGTTTCCAACTCAACCGCAGGTTCACTTGTGGTCTGTCGGCTGGAGGTGACAAACCAGCCTGACCGACAAAGATCGGGTCTACCTGGCCTGCTCGCCGGGAATTCCTGATGATAGCTTCCAGTTTCGTGGTTAGAACCTCAATACAATCACTATGAATACTCTCCTCTTGAGTATGAGCAAGAGTTGCTAATTTTGTATGGGCGAAGTCAATTATGCGAAATATAGGCCTCCAATTTTTAAAAGGTGACTTACCATTGATAGATATAGTTGGAAAAATAATTGATAATAGATTCAAGAAAGTTGATTTCCCAGAGCCCATTGGTCCAACAATGGCAACAATTGCTTGGTTTGCATCAACAGTTTTTGCAATTAGAGTTTTTTCGTTATCTCCTAGTTTAGCGTTTGTTGTAAAATCAATTTTACTAGCAGAAGATAGATTAATTCTGTTGAGCCCATATTTATTGATCCGCGGATCATTTGGCGCCCCTACATATTTCTCAGGTGTGATTATTGATTCATGGTGAAAAAATTGAGTTACCAGGGTCTCATAAGGGTGAGGACGCGGAGCATTTACTGGGCGCTCAGTTACAATATTGTTAAGGCGAATTATTTTAGACATTTTGTTTTCATCCTCTTGTTTCTGGGTCATTTGCTTTGGAGACATCAGAAATAAAAGCAGGGCTCAAAAGTGTATTTTGGCAGTCTGTTAACCAATTACTTAATTCGATTGCAAAAGGTTTGGTAATTGCACATCTTGAAAGTAAAGATTTCAAACTTGATAATTGTCGATACTCTGCTGAATAGCGAATTGCTAGAAATGGGTAGCGCTGTATTAAGTCAATGATGTAATTGGTTGTAAATATTGAAATACTTCGCATATCAACTGCTTTTCGATTTCGGTGTAGGGCTTCACGTGATCCTGTTTCCTCAAGCTGGCAAAGCTGCATAAGTAAGTGAATATCTTGCCCAATTTTGCACATTACAGATTTAACGGCTTCTTCAGCTTCTAGTCTGTCTTGTTTTCGAAACGCAAATTGGACTAAAAGGGTTAGCCACCCACTTAAAGCCGCACTGAAAAGTCGATTCCAGAATTCAAAAGGGGAAAAAATTGGCAGTTTTTCGATTAAAGCAGTTATTGCAAAAGAAACCAATGGGACATAGAGAATAAATATGGCGCCAATACTGATAAAAATCTTATGAAAACTCCCTAACTGGAGTTGTTTGGGTTGGTGTGTTTTGAAATTTCGAAGGTGTGGCTTAAACATAGTTAGATACAGTAGAGTTGTTGTACTGTTTAGAATCAATGAGTTAGGTAGAAAACCATAAACTCGAATCAAATGGGTGATGACGAGCCAGTGGCGATTGATTTTTGGAGCAAGAATTTTGAGGTTCATGCCTCCTGTTTTACGATTTGATTTATAATATCAAGGCTTGCAGAATCAACAAATTACGGTGGTTTTTCCATCAAAAACAACTCTAGTATTTATGAAAGAATTGGGTGTAGTTGGTAGTGCTCTAATTCTCTTGAGACATCTTTTCTCGATTGCTAATATTTGACTGCAAGTAATTGATTTCATTTCTGTTCTGAAAAGGCATCATCCAGCTTTTGAACTTCAACGGTTTTGGAATACGACATGGCATTACATTTGTATAGATATACAACTACTATTACTCTAAACTTCCAAAGCTGGGAAGCCAGAGTGAACACATTGAGTTATTGAGTTTATGGGCAAACTACAACTACACCGGCAAATGGGAGCGCCAGTGGAAAAAATTCAAGAAGAACCGAAGTTGAAAACCAAAAACCGAAGTTTTTAAGTCTACCTCTGCGATGCTGGAATAACCGACTACTGGGCGTAGCTGGTACCGACCAGTGGAAGAAACTGGCCGGATTTCAACGGGTGGTCAAAAATGGTGTGAAAAAGGTAAAGAAAAGCTGGATTTTTGTCAAGAAAAAAATTTCAAACCGCTGATTCAATCTTTTGAAGTCAACCGCAGGGAAGTGCCTGTGGATGTGGGTTCTCCAGTCCCAGTCAACAAATTCGACTGAAGGGGAATCCGGACCTGGATCTGGCTGCCCTGGCCGGGGCCGTCGGATTCAGCCCAGATGCGGCCTCCGTGGGATTCGGTGTAGCTCCGGGCAATGGATAGTCCCAGACCGGCGCCCCGCGCTCCGAACTCGTACCGTCCGGAGGAATGCGTGGATGGGTCGGCGCTTGTATAAAACTGATCAAATATTTTGGAAAGTTCAGATTTATCTATCCCAATCCCCTGATCTTTGACCGTTACTTGTAGCTGATGGTTCTCAATGGCTACGTTCAGGAAAAGAATGCCGCCGTCATATGAAAATTTAATCGCGTTCTGAACAATTTCCATCAAGATCAACTGGAGTTTGGCCTGGTCGGCTTTGATGTCGAGCACTTCCGGACACTCAATCATCAGCTTTTGATGCCGACGATCAAGGAAAACTGAAACTTCGCCGTGGATTTCGTCAATCACCGCTCTCAAATCAAACTCAGATACATTGAGCGTCGTGGCGCCCTCGTTGATTTTGAGCATTTCCAGAATGTCTTCAAAGTTGCCTGTCAATCGGTCCACCATCCGTTGACAGGTTTCAAGCGACTGACGCTGCGCACCCGTCAGCAATCCCAAATATTCGCTCAAGAGCACTTCGTGAAATCCTTTGAGCACCGTCAACGGCGTTCGCATTTCGTGCGACGTCACTACGATAAAGTTCGTCTTCATCCGGTTGAGGTCCTGGAGGCTGCGCGTGACTTCCTGTTCGTTCTGGTAAAGCTTCTCCAATTCGCGCATTGATTCGTGGATGAGCAGGTTCTTTTCTTCAAGCTCCAGGTTCTTACCTTCGATTTCCAGGTACAGCGCCGCTTTTTCGATCGCCACCGCGACCTGGTGGGCGAGCGATTCAATCAGCTTCTGATCCGCTTCTGAAAAGGGACTCCGCCCAACTGGACGACGAACTACCAGCACACCAAGCAAAGCTTTCGTATGGCTAATGATCGGGACATCCAGTGAACCATTGGCAAAATAGGTTTGGACCGCGGCAGGGAAGTTCTCTAATCCAGCTTCTTTTGGGCTGGTCGTCAGCATTGACTTTCGGGTTTGGGCCACTTTTCCAACTGAACCTTCTCCCAGCCGGAAAACCAGGGTTTCATCCATCCACGTGCCGTCTTTCCACAACCGTTGAAACACAATCCGGTCGGTTTCAAGCGTGCCGATGCCGCCGGGTTCTCCGTCAATCAACTGGGCGCTTTCCTCGGCAATCTGGTCCAAAATTGCCCGCAAGTCCGGCTGCGAGTTAATCGCCCGGATGCTTTCCAGGAGCTGATACAGGAGTTTGAGCCGTTGGTGCTGGCGTTGGCGAAGGGCTTTCAGCCGCGAGCGATAAAACCCAATAAAGGTAGCGCCGACACTGACAAGCACAAATCCGTAAAACCACCACGTTTGCCAGGGCGCTGGCCGAATCACAAAACTGGCCTGAATCGGGCCCGAGATGTTTCCGGCATAATCCTTGCCCCAGACCGAAAACGTGTATTCGCCAGCCGGTAAATTGGTGTAGCTGCGTTTGGCCTCGGTTGACCAGTTGGACCGAACGACGTCAAATCCATCCAACTGGGTCTGGTAGATGGTTTCACCTTCGCGGTAATAACTCAGGAGCGCAAATTCAAAGGCCAGATTGTTTTCAAAATACCGGAATTCTGACTGATTGAGTTGAACTTCAACCGCCATTCCTGTTTCCTGGTTGAAAAGCGAGACCTGTTCCAAAAAGAGTGGTTTCGCGGTTCGGTCAACATACTCCAGTTTTGGATCCAGCATGGCCAGCCCGTCCACGGTTCCGACCCACAGCCGTGAAGCGCGATCCACCAGAAAGTTGACCGGATTGATCAGGCATTCATTGCTCGGTAAGCCGTCTTCGCTGGTGAAGGTATGCAGCAGAAACTGGTCTCCGCTTTGATCGTCACGACTGGCACGGCTCAGTCGGGTCACGCCTTTATTCGTCGAAAGGTAGAGCCGGTGCCCCGCATCTTCCAGAATTTGATACACCACGTTGTTGGGCAGTGCCGGCTGGCTGGTTTCAGACAGTGTCGTAGTGATGGCCAGAGTCGGCGAGTCAAGCGAAAGAGCTGACAACCCGCCACTGGTGCCAATCCACAAGGTATGCTGGCCGGAGGGCAATTTCTGTTCATGTAGGCTCCAAACCCAGTTGGAAGGTAGCCCCTGGCGGGTGTCATAGCGTTTCCAGTCGCCGTCAACATAGCAGCCGAGCCCTCCGGCACGCGTCCCCGCCCAGACCATCGGTTTTCCATCGCGGTTTTTGGTTACCAGCAGGCTCCACACCCAGTTGTGAGGCAGCCCGGTCGCTGAGGTGATCGTTTGCCAGCGGTTTTCTTTCCACTGGACAAGTCCGCCGCCAAAGGTGCCGATCCAAACCACGGTTTTGCCGTCGGTGTCGGTACTTTGGGCCAATGACGTCACCCACCGGCTGGGAAGACCCGTTTGTTCGGTAAAAAATTGCCACCGGCCCTGTTCATAACGAGCCAGCCCGCCGCCATAAATACCTACCCAGACCGTTGGTTGGCCAGTTGCGGAACGGGTTTCAAGAAAATCACTGATACTTTGTTGTGGAAACCCGTCCGAAGCCCCAAAAACGGTCCACTGACCGTTTTCAAACCGTGCGACTCCGCCGGAATCAAATCCAGCCCAGAAAACTGGTTCCCCCGCCGCATTGGTGGTTTCAAACAGGGAACTGATGACGTTGGTCGGCAAGGTGGAAGGGACGCGTAAGACCTGCCATTTTTCAGATTCAATGCGAATCAAGCCGCCATTGTAGGTACCTACCCAGAGGGTCCGATGGCCTTCGGGCGACCTGGTTTCAAGCAGAACACTGATCAAATCGCTCGGGAACCCATTCTGCTGGTTGTAGATTTGCCAGGTGCCGTTTTCAAACCGGCCAAGCCCGCTGCCGTAGGAACCCACCCAAAAGGTTGATTGCCCGGTGGTTGAGGTCGAATGGAGCAACGCCGTTTGAATAAAGCCTTTGGACAACCCGCCGGGATGATCCCAGAGTTTCCAGCTTCCATTTTCAAATTGACCAATGCCGTTTTCAGTTCCGGCCCACAGGAGAGGTTCACCCGTGGCTGTTCGCGTCGAAACCAGGCAATACACCACGTTGTTTGGCAGACCGGAACTGGCGGCGGTATAGGTTTTCCAGACGCCCTGATCCAAACAGGCAATCCCGCCTTCGGTACCGACCCAAAGCTGCTGATTCCCCAGATTGGTGACTTTGAGGAGCGCCCAGACGGTGTTGTTCGGCAAGCCATTCGAGGTGTCAATCACCTGCCACTTGCCATTTTCCATTCGCACCAGTCCGCTATCGGTGCCAATCCAGAGCACGGAGTTTCCCTGGGGAGTCCGGGTTTCAAGCAGGGTGCGAACCGTGTTGCTCGGGAAACCAGACTGGACATCAAAGATTTCCCACTTCCCATTTTTCAGGTGCGAC
This genomic window from Acidobacteriota bacterium contains:
- a CDS encoding GAF domain-containing protein; its protein translation is MVRPYLILLLLFGLLTLVGQPCRALSEPINPLPSPAIKTDLSASCVPAIRVYNSQNGLPQSAVRAIAFDQKGYLWVGTQDGTAYFNGQKWTTLNVPQRTISRFFRSILASSDGSMWFGSDNGGLSHLKNGKWEIFDVQSGFPSNTVRTLLETRTPQGNSVLWIGTDSGLVRMENGKWQVIDTSNGLPNNTVWALLKVTNLGNQQLWVGTEGGIACLDQGVWKTYTAASSGLPNNVVYCLVSTRTATGEPLLWAGTENGIGQFENGSWKLWDHPGGLSKGFIQTALLHSTSTTGQSTFWVGSYGSGLGRFENGTWQIYNQQNGFPSDLISVLLETRSPEGHRTLWVGTYNGGLIRIESEKWQVLRVPSTLPTNVISSLFETTNAAGEPVFWAGFDSGGVARFENGQWTVFGASDGFPQQSISDFLETRSATGQPTVWVGIYGGGLARYEQGRWQFFTEQTGLPSRWVTSLAQSTDTDGKTVVWIGTFGGGLVQWKENRWQTITSATGLPHNWVWSLLVTKNRDGKPMVWAGTRAGGLGCYVDGDWKRYDTRQGLPSNWVWSLHEQKLPSGQHTLWIGTSGGLSALSLDSPTLAITTTLSETSQPALPNNVVYQILEDAGHRLYLSTNKGVTRLSRASRDDQSGDQFLLHTFTSEDGLPSNECLINPVNFLVDRASRLWVGTVDGLAMLDPKLEYVDRTAKPLFLEQVSLFNQETGMAVEVQLNQSEFRYFENNLAFEFALLSYYREGETIYQTQLDGFDVVRSNWSTEAKRSYTNLPAGEYTFSVWGKDYAGNISGPIQASFVIRPAPWQTWWFYGFVLVSVGATFIGFYRSRLKALRQRQHQRLKLLYQLLESIRAINSQPDLRAILDQIAEESAQLIDGEPGGIGTLETDRIVFQRLWKDGTWMDETLVFRLGEGSVGKVAQTRKSMLTTSPKEAGLENFPAAVQTYFANGSLDVPIISHTKALLGVLVVRRPVGRSPFSEADQKLIESLAHQVAVAIEKAALYLEIEGKNLELEEKNLLIHESMRELEKLYQNEQEVTRSLQDLNRMKTNFIVVTSHEMRTPLTVLKGFHEVLLSEYLGLLTGAQRQSLETCQRMVDRLTGNFEDILEMLKINEGATTLNVSEFDLRAVIDEIHGEVSVFLDRRHQKLMIECPEVLDIKADQAKLQLILMEIVQNAIKFSYDGGILFLNVAIENHQLQVTVKDQGIGIDKSELSKIFDQFYTSADPSTHSSGRYEFGARGAGLGLSIARSYTESHGGRIWAESDGPGQGSQIQVRIPLQSNLLTGTGEPTSTGTSLRLTSKD